The following coding sequences lie in one Helicobacter sp. MIT 21-1697 genomic window:
- the mog gene encoding molybdopterin adenylyltransferase has protein sequence MQTIKIGIVVSSDRAFQGVYEDISGKAIQEVLSDFILNPCEYHYHIISDEQDLIESYLVQLSDEVGCDLIVTTGGTGPAKRDVTPEATESVCQKMLPGFGELMRSVSLKYVPTAILSRQSAGIRGKSLIINLPGKPKSIRECLEAVFPAVPYCIDLIEGSYIHANTANIQVFRPKA, from the coding sequence ATGCAAACAATCAAAATAGGCATTGTAGTTTCTAGTGATAGAGCCTTTCAAGGCGTATATGAGGATATTTCAGGCAAAGCGATACAAGAGGTTTTAAGTGATTTTATCCTCAATCCTTGCGAATATCACTATCATATCATAAGCGATGAGCAAGATTTGATAGAATCTTACCTTGTGCAGTTAAGTGATGAAGTGGGGTGTGATTTAATCGTTACGACAGGTGGCACAGGACCAGCTAAAAGAGATGTAACACCAGAAGCAACAGAATCTGTATGTCAAAAAATGTTGCCGGGCTTTGGAGAGCTTATGCGAAGTGTGAGTCTCAAATATGTGCCAACTGCGATTCTCTCGCGTCAAAGTGCGGGGATTAGAGGCAAATCGCTGATTATCAATCTGCCGGGCAAACCAAAAAGCATTAGAGAATGCTTAGAAGCAGTATTTCCAGCTGTGCCATATTGCATTGATTTGATTGAGGGGAGCTATATCCACGCTAATACCGCCAACATTCAAGTTTTCCGCCCTAAAGCGTAA
- the mobB gene encoding molybdopterin-guanine dinucleotide biosynthesis protein B, with protein sequence MHTPIIFAFSGESNSGKTTLICKLCEYFKPKAKVAVIKHDPKDKAYFDTQGKDSYEFFQRSNAVALISPTRTILQTKHNIDSQNPQDTQKIESNAFYAVLEQFKDYDYIFIEGLKTLPFPRIVIARGQIESAYIPYAHAFAIDESVKNTHILPSALPILNLNDTGQIAEFISTYPQSHSFKGA encoded by the coding sequence ATGCACACGCCTATTATTTTTGCCTTTAGCGGAGAAAGCAATAGTGGCAAAACAACCCTTATTTGCAAACTCTGCGAGTATTTTAAGCCAAAAGCAAAAGTTGCTGTGATTAAGCACGACCCAAAGGATAAGGCATATTTTGATACGCAAGGCAAAGATTCCTATGAGTTTTTTCAACGCTCTAATGCAGTGGCTCTTATCTCCCCTACCCGCACCATTTTACAGACAAAACACAACATAGATTCTCAAAATCCCCAAGACACGCAAAAGATAGAATCCAATGCCTTTTATGCTGTTCTAGAGCAATTTAAAGACTATGATTATATATTTATTGAGGGGCTTAAGACGCTGCCTTTTCCGCGCATTGTAATAGCTAGAGGGCAAATAGAATCTGCGTATATTCCTTATGCTCACGCATTTGCTATTGATGAGAGTGTGAAAAATACGCATATTCTCCCCTCTGCTTTGCCTATTCTTAACCTCAATGACACAGGGCAAATCGCAGAGTTTATCAGCACCTACCCCCAATCTCATTCATTTAAAGGAGCATAA
- a CDS encoding molybdopterin synthase catalytic subunit — MLELYQGALPTHTIYESWESFARERNAGALSIFTGIVRAENNISALSFDIYEPLLQKWFMQWQERAHNHYDTYICMAHSVGDVLCGQSSYMCGIISSQRKGVLGIYENFIEDFKANAPIWKYDIINNQRIYARERSKPLQGSGILSDT, encoded by the coding sequence ATGTTAGAACTTTATCAAGGAGCTTTGCCTACACATACCATTTATGAAAGTTGGGAGAGCTTTGCAAGAGAGCGTAATGCAGGGGCGTTGAGTATTTTTACAGGTATCGTGCGGGCAGAAAATAATATCAGCGCGTTGAGTTTTGATATTTATGAGCCGCTCTTGCAAAAATGGTTTATGCAGTGGCAAGAGAGGGCGCACAATCATTATGATACTTATATATGTATGGCACATAGTGTAGGTGATGTGCTATGCGGACAAAGCTCTTATATGTGCGGTATTATCTCCTCACAACGCAAAGGTGTGCTTGGCATATATGAGAATTTTATAGAGGATTTCAAGGCAAATGCGCCTATTTGGAAATATGATATAATCAATAATCAGAGAATCTATGCTAGAGAGCGAAGCAAACCCTTGCAGGGGAGCGGTATTTTAAGCGATACCTAG
- a CDS encoding MoaD/ThiS family protein produces the protein MIKVDFLGPMSDIPSRELEAHSLKELKEILSQDESLRSWLNISAVAVNDEIIEDLSYPLSYGDKVVLLPPVCGG, from the coding sequence ATGATTAAAGTTGATTTTTTAGGTCCAATGAGTGATATTCCCTCACGCGAATTAGAGGCTCACTCGCTCAAAGAACTCAAAGAGATTCTAAGCCAAGATGAATCATTGCGTTCGTGGCTTAATATAAGTGCTGTGGCAGTCAATGATGAAATTATTGAAGACCTCTCCTATCCTCTTTCCTATGGCGATAAAGTGGTGCTTCTACCTCCTGTATGCGGTGGGTAA
- a CDS encoding molybdopterin molybdotransferase MoeA yields the protein MAEYPTMVSYAQALKIIQDLPIQPLGTQQVHFKNALHRICAQDICAPQDYPAYPTAAMDGYAITFEDLPLLLSKGLKTLPPNKAGNPTRPTLQKGYAIKTFTGSLMPINADTLIIVEHITLENDRIFLNVPKDEVRQAQWIRQVGDNYKKGEILLRKGDRIGAFEIGLLAELNINFVQVYQKVRVGVICVGDEIVEVGAMSEHTNMVRSVNAHLLESLLLQMGQEPIIYPLIKDDKALLKATYEQALKECDVLLSAGGMSMGDYDYTQEVIKELTHIHFKGVRLKPGKPVTCGTYCNAHKKTFVLGLPGFPNSCAITFLLFGFILLARLQNRIYAPLTLQAKLLEDVIRTDSRMEFRACEVMNDNGVLGVRFSTKKSLQSSMINNLTHNTALALLAENGSNLQAGESIQIMLLNQF from the coding sequence ATGGCAGAATATCCAACAATGGTAAGTTATGCACAAGCATTAAAAATTATACAAGATTTACCCATTCAACCACTTGGCACACAACAGGTGCATTTTAAAAATGCACTTCATAGAATCTGCGCACAAGATATATGCGCACCACAGGATTATCCTGCCTATCCTACTGCGGCAATGGACGGCTATGCTATCACTTTTGAAGATTTGCCTCTACTTCTTTCCAAAGGTTTAAAAACACTCCCACCAAATAAAGCAGGGAATCCCACTCGCCCTACATTGCAAAAAGGCTATGCAATCAAAACTTTTACCGGCTCTTTAATGCCCATAAATGCTGATACACTTATCATTGTAGAGCATATTACACTTGAAAATGATAGAATCTTCCTCAATGTGCCTAAAGATGAAGTGCGTCAAGCTCAATGGATTCGGCAAGTGGGGGATAATTACAAAAAAGGTGAGATTTTACTGCGTAAGGGCGATAGAATCGGTGCTTTTGAAATTGGTTTGCTCGCTGAACTCAATATAAATTTTGTCCAAGTCTATCAAAAAGTGCGTGTAGGTGTAATATGCGTAGGTGATGAGATTGTTGAAGTGGGTGCAATGAGTGAGCATACAAATATGGTGCGGAGTGTGAATGCTCATCTTTTGGAATCTTTACTTTTACAAATGGGACAAGAACCTATTATTTATCCTCTTATCAAAGACGATAAGGCACTGCTTAAAGCTACCTATGAACAAGCACTTAAAGAATGCGATGTGCTTCTTAGCGCAGGAGGTATGAGTATGGGAGATTATGATTATACCCAAGAAGTCATCAAAGAGCTTACACACATACATTTTAAAGGTGTGCGATTAAAGCCGGGCAAACCTGTTACTTGTGGCACATATTGCAATGCCCATAAGAAAACTTTTGTGCTTGGATTGCCCGGATTCCCAAATTCGTGTGCAATTACTTTTTTGCTTTTTGGCTTCATTCTACTTGCGCGCTTACAAAATAGAATCTATGCCCCTTTAACACTTCAAGCAAAGCTCCTTGAAGATGTGATTCGCACAGATTCTCGTATGGAGTTTCGCGCTTGTGAGGTTATGAACGATAATGGCGTACTTGGAGTGAGATTTAGCACCAAAAAATCTCTGCAAAGCTCAATGATTAATAATCTCACACACAATACTGCTCTCGCGCTCCTTGCGGAAAATGGTAGTAACCTGCAAGCAGGAGAATCTATCCAAATAATGCTCTTAAATCAGTTTTAA
- the ribA gene encoding GTP cyclohydrolase II, with translation MDNAMHNTINAIRYEISHQANLPTRFGNFLTKSFREYAANDTLLEHLVVFTHTLGETPLVRIHSECLTGDVFGSKKCDCGNELALAMEQIAHNAQGGMLIYLRQEGRGIGLFNKINAYALQDKGYDTVEANEKLGFQSDARSYEIVGEIFKHFHITHIHLLTNNPRKIDALKPYAKILRQSIITPSNPHNQAYLEVKKQKLGHLL, from the coding sequence ATGGATAATGCAATGCACAATACTATCAATGCTATACGATATGAGATTTCTCATCAAGCTAATCTCCCTACGCGTTTTGGTAACTTTCTTACCAAAAGCTTTCGTGAATATGCGGCGAATGATACCTTGCTTGAACATCTTGTAGTTTTTACACACACGCTTGGAGAGACTCCGCTTGTGAGGATTCATTCCGAATGTCTCACTGGCGATGTATTTGGCTCAAAAAAATGTGATTGTGGCAATGAACTTGCTCTTGCAATGGAACAAATCGCGCACAATGCTCAAGGAGGAATGCTTATTTATTTGCGTCAAGAAGGACGCGGTATTGGATTATTTAATAAGATTAATGCGTATGCCTTGCAAGATAAGGGCTATGATACGGTGGAAGCAAATGAAAAGCTAGGATTCCAAAGCGATGCAAGAAGCTATGAAATTGTAGGAGAAATTTTTAAACATTTTCATATCACGCATATTCATCTCCTTACGAATAATCCGCGCAAAATTGACGCGCTAAAGCCCTATGCAAAAATCTTGCGCCAAAGCATCATCACACCAAGCAATCCTCACAATCAAGCATATTTAGAAGTCAAAAAACAAAAACTTGGGCATTTGCTTTAA
- a CDS encoding catalase encodes MNKKLTTATGKPLGDNQNSITAGQRGPSLLQDTWLLEKLAHFDRERIPERVVHAKGSAAYGELTITNDITQYTKADLFSKVGKKTKAFLRFSVVAGERGAADAERDVRGFALKLYTNEGNWDIVGNNTPVFFIKDAIKFPDFIHTQKRDPKTNMKNPAAMWDFLSLHPESLHQVTILMSDRGIPRSYREMHGFGSHTYSFINAKNERFWVKFHFVCLQGIANLTNKESEAIIAKDRESHQKDLFENIEKGNYPKWRFCIQVMTEKEAQNYRFNPFDLTKVWSHKDYPLIEVGILELNKNPQNYFAEVEQAAFNPANIVPGVGYSPDKVLQGRLFSYGDTQRYRLGINHIQLPVNAPIVPASNTHRDGFMQQGQYGDRCNYEPSSTNDYTEDKNALEPPLFVQEGDVMYKYDHREYEDDYYVQAGDLYRLMSSEQKEALCQNIKESMEGVPVEIKKRQLEHFKKADKSYGKRVAELLGL; translated from the coding sequence ATGAACAAAAAGCTAACAACAGCCACAGGCAAACCATTGGGCGATAATCAAAATTCAATAACAGCAGGACAAAGGGGACCAAGCCTCCTCCAAGATACTTGGCTTTTAGAAAAACTTGCACATTTTGATAGAGAGAGAATCCCAGAACGTGTAGTGCATGCCAAAGGAAGCGCAGCTTATGGAGAACTTACTATTACAAATGATATTACACAATACACAAAAGCAGACCTTTTTAGCAAGGTGGGTAAAAAAACAAAAGCATTTTTGCGCTTTTCAGTGGTAGCAGGTGAGCGAGGAGCAGCAGATGCAGAGCGTGATGTGCGCGGATTTGCACTTAAACTTTACACAAATGAGGGAAATTGGGATATTGTGGGTAATAACACACCTGTGTTTTTTATTAAAGATGCGATTAAATTTCCTGATTTTATCCATACACAAAAGCGAGACCCTAAGACAAATATGAAAAACCCTGCAGCAATGTGGGATTTTTTGAGTTTGCATCCAGAATCTTTACATCAAGTAACAATTTTAATGAGTGATAGGGGGATTCCACGTAGTTACCGAGAAATGCACGGATTTGGTAGCCATACATATAGTTTTATCAATGCAAAAAATGAACGCTTTTGGGTGAAGTTTCATTTTGTTTGCTTACAAGGTATTGCTAATCTTACTAATAAAGAATCAGAGGCAATTATTGCTAAAGATAGAGAATCTCATCAAAAAGATTTATTTGAAAACATTGAAAAAGGCAATTATCCTAAATGGCGATTCTGTATCCAAGTAATGACTGAAAAAGAGGCGCAAAACTATCGCTTTAATCCTTTTGATTTGACAAAGGTATGGAGTCATAAAGACTATCCGCTCATTGAAGTGGGGATTTTGGAGCTCAATAAGAATCCGCAAAATTATTTTGCCGAAGTAGAACAAGCAGCTTTTAATCCTGCAAATATCGTGCCCGGCGTAGGATATAGTCCCGATAAAGTGTTGCAAGGACGACTTTTTAGTTATGGTGATACACAAAGATACCGCTTGGGCATTAATCACATTCAACTTCCTGTAAATGCACCTATTGTGCCTGCAAGCAACACACATCGTGATGGTTTTATGCAGCAAGGTCAATATGGTGATAGATGTAATTATGAGCCAAGTTCTACAAATGACTATACCGAAGATAAAAATGCGCTTGAGCCACCGCTTTTTGTCCAAGAGGGTGATGTAATGTATAAATATGACCATCGTGAATATGAAGATGATTATTATGTACAAGCGGGGGATTTGTATCGCTTGATGAGTAGTGAGCAAAAAGAAGCATTGTGTCAAAATATCAAAGAATCTATGGAGGGTGTGCCTGTGGAGATTAAAAAGCGACAACTTGAGCATTTTAAAAAGGCTGATAAATCTTATGGTAAAAGAGTAGCAGAGCTTTTGGGATTGTAA
- a CDS encoding ankyrin repeat domain-containing protein — protein MKEILTQAEQEKLEELCQYAFECARNNDVDSLEIMLNAGLNVNLANHQGNTLLMLAAYHNNLEVARMLLERGALVDKKNDKNQTPLAGVCFKGYEQMVQLLLTFGANPNEDNGMGLTPLNCACFFRRKGILRMLLKYSQRKLTFMQRVSLFFLRIKD, from the coding sequence ATGAAAGAAATTCTCACACAAGCAGAGCAAGAAAAGCTAGAGGAATTATGTCAATATGCCTTTGAATGCGCAAGAAATAATGATGTAGATTCTTTGGAGATAATGCTTAATGCAGGATTGAATGTGAATCTTGCAAATCATCAGGGCAACACGCTCCTTATGTTAGCAGCTTATCATAATAATCTTGAAGTGGCAAGAATGCTCCTTGAAAGAGGTGCTTTGGTTGATAAGAAAAATGATAAGAATCAAACGCCTCTTGCAGGAGTGTGTTTTAAGGGTTATGAACAAATGGTGCAGCTGCTTCTTACCTTTGGTGCAAATCCCAATGAAGATAATGGTATGGGGCTAACGCCTCTTAATTGTGCGTGTTTTTTTAGACGCAAAGGTATTCTTCGTATGCTTCTTAAGTATTCCCAACGCAAACTTACTTTTATGCAAAGAGTGAGCCTTTTTTTCTTACGCATTAAGGATTGA
- a CDS encoding DedA family protein yields the protein MRELLGNIINTIVEIVGTLGYGGIFIMMFLESSFFPFPSEVVMIPAGYLVFKGEMNAFIAVACGIAGSLAGALFNYYIALKFGRDFLIRYGKYVFFTESTMQKMESFFLKHGPISTFVGRLITIIRQYISLPAGLARMNLIKFCLYTSLGAGIWVIILTLIGYYAGVWFGTDMNIDSIIHAFTSTTPSAQEIELKNIVKQAGFYTLGFVIVCIVGYVCYWRIQKRNR from the coding sequence GTGAGAGAGCTACTTGGAAACATTATCAATACTATTGTAGAAATTGTAGGCACTTTGGGTTATGGAGGGATTTTTATAATGATGTTTTTAGAATCAAGTTTTTTTCCCTTCCCCTCTGAAGTAGTAATGATACCTGCTGGATATTTGGTTTTTAAAGGCGAAATGAATGCTTTTATCGCAGTGGCTTGTGGCATTGCTGGTTCTCTTGCTGGGGCGTTATTTAATTATTACATTGCGCTCAAATTTGGGCGAGATTTTCTTATCCGCTATGGCAAATATGTCTTTTTTACAGAATCTACAATGCAAAAAATGGAATCTTTCTTTCTCAAACACGGACCAATAAGCACTTTTGTAGGCAGACTGATTACGATTATAAGACAATACATTTCTCTTCCTGCTGGACTTGCAAGAATGAATCTTATAAAGTTTTGTCTTTATACATCTTTGGGTGCGGGGATTTGGGTGATTATCCTCACACTCATTGGATATTATGCAGGTGTGTGGTTTGGCACAGATATGAATATAGATTCTATAATCCACGCCTTTACTTCCACAACGCCAAGTGCGCAAGAAATAGAGCTTAAAAATATAGTCAAACAAGCAGGATTTTATACACTTGGCTTTGTGATAGTGTGCATAGTAGGCTATGTATGCTATTGGCGCATTCAAAAACGCAATAGATAG
- a CDS encoding carbonic anhydrase has protein sequence MKELFEGAIKFREEDFNEHKELYESLKKGQEPHTLLITCTDSRVVPNLITNSLPGDLFVIRNMGNIVPPYLGSDKNMRGGYLATTSGIEYALSILGIKNVIICGHSDCGACSAIYEPPEELEKAPYVKKWIELLEPVKQKVDALKPSSKAKRRWLMEQINIEHQLENLMTYPFVEERFDRGELNVYGWYYIIETGEILNYNMIQREFKPINKIKS, from the coding sequence ATGAAAGAGTTATTTGAAGGGGCAATCAAATTTCGCGAGGAAGACTTTAATGAGCATAAGGAGCTCTATGAAAGCCTTAAAAAAGGGCAAGAGCCTCATACATTGCTTATTACCTGCACAGATTCGCGAGTCGTGCCAAATCTTATCACAAATTCCTTGCCCGGTGATTTGTTTGTCATACGCAATATGGGCAATATTGTCCCACCCTATCTTGGAAGCGATAAGAATATGCGTGGAGGATATTTGGCAACGACTTCAGGCATTGAATATGCGCTTAGTATTTTGGGTATTAAGAATGTCATTATTTGTGGGCATAGTGATTGTGGAGCGTGCTCTGCAATTTATGAACCACCAGAGGAGCTAGAAAAAGCTCCATATGTCAAAAAATGGATTGAGCTTTTAGAGCCGGTTAAGCAAAAAGTTGATGCACTCAAACCTAGCTCAAAAGCTAAGCGTAGGTGGCTTATGGAGCAGATTAATATTGAACATCAGCTTGAGAATCTAATGACTTATCCTTTTGTAGAAGAGCGTTTTGATAGAGGAGAGCTTAATGTTTATGGGTGGTATTATATTATTGAAACAGGCGAGATTCTTAATTATAATATGATACAACGCGAATTTAAGCCGATTAATAAAATTAAATCATAA
- the kdsA gene encoding 3-deoxy-8-phosphooctulonate synthase gives MILMSGPCVIESYEALSAVAQALKPLSEKADIDFYFKASFDKANRTSLESYRGPGLERGLELLSEIKKQFGYKIITDIHESHQAKHIAKVADVIQIPAFLCRQTDLIVEVAKTECIVNIKKGQFMNPADMQHSVLKAIKTRGGTQATYEQSQKYAVWLTERGSTFGYGNLVVDMRSLVIMRSFAPVIFDATHSVQMPGAAGGKSGGDSSFVPYLARAAAAVGVDGFFMETHLNPKEALSDGPNMVQTNALIPLIEQLCDIENLTQHQNGK, from the coding sequence ATGATTTTAATGAGCGGACCTTGTGTGATTGAAAGTTATGAGGCGCTAAGTGCAGTCGCACAAGCATTAAAGCCTTTGAGTGAAAAGGCAGATATTGATTTTTATTTTAAAGCGAGTTTTGATAAGGCAAATCGTACGAGTTTGGAGAGTTATCGCGGACCAGGGCTAGAGAGAGGACTTGAATTATTATCTGAAATTAAAAAACAATTTGGCTATAAGATTATCACCGATATTCACGAAAGCCACCAAGCAAAGCATATTGCAAAAGTAGCGGATGTGATACAGATTCCTGCATTTTTGTGTCGCCAAACAGATTTAATCGTTGAGGTAGCAAAAACAGAGTGCATTGTAAATATCAAAAAAGGGCAATTTATGAATCCCGCAGATATGCAGCATAGTGTCTTAAAGGCGATTAAAACGCGTGGAGGCACACAAGCTACTTATGAGCAGTCGCAAAAATATGCTGTATGGCTTACAGAACGTGGAAGTACTTTTGGTTACGGGAATCTTGTCGTTGATATGCGCTCCCTTGTGATAATGCGCTCTTTTGCACCTGTGATTTTTGATGCCACGCATAGTGTGCAAATGCCCGGTGCAGCGGGAGGCAAAAGCGGAGGTGATAGCTCATTTGTGCCCTATCTTGCTCGTGCTGCTGCTGCCGTGGGAGTAGATGGATTCTTTATGGAAACACATTTAAACCCAAAAGAAGCACTGAGTGATGGACCAAATATGGTGCAAACAAATGCGCTTATCCCGCTTATAGAGCAGTTGTGTGATATTGAGAATCTCACACAACATCAAAATGGCAAATAG
- the ribH gene encoding 6,7-dimethyl-8-ribityllumazine synthase, producing MNIIEGKLQLTGDERIAIISSRFNHLITDRLVEGAKDCFVRHGGLEDLLDLVLVPGAYEIPFALQKILSQGEYDGICCLGAVIRGSTPHFDYVSAEATKGIANVTLKYGAPVTFGVLTTDSIEQAIERAGTKVGNKGFEAMAGLIELINLYRKIGA from the coding sequence ATGAACATTATTGAGGGTAAATTACAGCTTACAGGCGATGAGAGGATTGCGATTATTAGTTCTCGTTTTAATCATTTGATTACAGATAGATTAGTAGAGGGTGCGAAAGATTGTTTTGTGCGACACGGCGGACTTGAAGATTTGCTTGATTTGGTGCTTGTGCCCGGAGCGTATGAGATTCCCTTTGCGCTGCAAAAGATTCTCTCACAGGGCGAATATGATGGAATCTGCTGTCTTGGCGCAGTGATACGAGGCTCTACGCCGCATTTTGATTATGTTTCTGCCGAAGCGACTAAAGGCATAGCGAATGTTACGCTTAAATATGGCGCACCTGTAACTTTTGGCGTTCTCACTACTGATAGTATTGAGCAAGCTATTGAGCGCGCTGGGACAAAGGTTGGCAATAAGGGATTTGAAGCAATGGCTGGGCTTATTGAGCTTATTAATCTCTATCGTAAAATTGGAGCTTAA
- the nusB gene encoding transcription antitermination factor NusB, with translation MATRTQAREAVIGMLYAYDVGNESILEVARSMLEEKKIKNKQQDFAFCLLEGVITHLSDIDLCIAPYLKEWEFSRLGGMERAMLRLGAFEILYTDTDTPVVINEAVELGKIYGGEDNAPRFINGVLDALSKAHTRKSKREITTQDIPNNVLGRES, from the coding sequence ATGGCGACACGTACACAGGCGAGAGAGGCAGTTATTGGTATGCTTTATGCCTATGATGTAGGGAATGAGAGTATTCTTGAAGTGGCGCGGAGTATGCTTGAGGAAAAAAAGATTAAAAATAAGCAGCAAGATTTTGCCTTTTGCCTTTTGGAGGGCGTGATAACACATCTTTCTGACATTGATTTGTGCATTGCTCCTTATTTAAAGGAATGGGAGTTTTCACGACTTGGTGGAATGGAACGCGCAATGTTAAGACTTGGAGCTTTTGAGATTCTCTATACCGATACAGATACGCCCGTGGTGATTAATGAAGCAGTGGAGCTTGGGAAAATCTATGGTGGCGAAGACAATGCACCGCGCTTTATAAATGGTGTGCTTGATGCACTTAGTAAGGCACATACAAGAAAGTCAAAGCGTGAAATTACAACACAAGATATTCCAAATAATGTTTTAGGCAGGGAATCATAA
- the pyrF gene encoding orotidine-5'-phosphate decarboxylase yields the protein MKLCIALDNPHLQDNLMLLQELDSLSQSQKQDIWLKVGLRSFIRDGIQGIESLKRYGDYRIFLDLKLYDIPNTMLDAIMEAQKLGIDMLTIHTSCGFEAMRAIAKLKENQHNMPLIVGVSALTSFDNEGFMEIYNASLFSHTLKLASLAFQAGIDGVVCSTQESLAIKKATHSTFLTITPGIRPFGENANDQKRVARLQDALDSQSDFVVIGRPIYKDSNPLGVVERILACKDK from the coding sequence ATGAAATTATGTATCGCCCTTGATAATCCACATTTGCAGGATAATCTTATGTTGCTTCAAGAGTTAGATTCTCTCTCTCAATCTCAAAAGCAGGACATATGGCTTAAAGTAGGATTGCGAAGCTTTATTCGCGATGGCATACAAGGTATAGAATCGCTTAAAAGGTATGGTGATTATAGAATCTTCCTTGATTTGAAGCTTTATGATATTCCAAATACTATGCTTGATGCGATTATGGAGGCTCAAAAGCTAGGTATTGATATGCTTACCATTCATACAAGCTGTGGTTTTGAGGCGATGAGGGCGATTGCAAAACTGAAAGAAAATCAGCATAATATGCCCTTAATCGTGGGGGTGAGTGCGCTTACAAGTTTTGATAATGAGGGCTTTATGGAGATTTATAATGCTTCACTTTTTTCCCATACGCTCAAACTTGCTTCTTTAGCTTTTCAAGCAGGTATTGATGGGGTGGTGTGCTCAACGCAAGAGAGTTTGGCAATCAAAAAAGCAACTCACAGCACATTTTTAACCATTACGCCGGGCATTCGCCCTTTTGGTGAGAATGCCAATGACCAAAAGCGCGTGGCAAGATTGCAAGATGCACTAGATTCACAAAGTGATTTTGTTGTTATTGGGCGTCCGATTTATAAAGATAGTAATCCTCTTGGCGTTGTAGAGAGAATCTTGGCTTGTAAAGATAAATAG